One region of Bacteroidota bacterium genomic DNA includes:
- a CDS encoding TonB-dependent receptor, which yields MKTFFVLILFILINPFRIFSQDNPQFTPEMREKFKNFRGTISGVVIDMDNKAPLSPVTIQLFKQKDSSLVTGTETDAKGKFTFSDLKGGRYKLVASFAGYKKAVMQGITLTPQTPELILDTIRMTTGVTTEQIDVTAEKSFIEFAPDKKIYNVEKGMTTTGGSVIDVLKNIPGVTVDQDNNISFRGSGNVKVMIDGRPYGLNSSNISTILEQMPADKVSSIEMMTNPTAKFDAEGSSGIINIVLKKNDMTGMNGSVSANVGTGDKYNSSINLNKKTSDYNLTGSYDMRLFNMNMNGYNNRQTFGNSYVTEIDQQNNNDMRMQSHMVRAGIDWTMTANQNLGLNLSFNNRDRNRGGNSTTNVLNGPLTTSSYLNRDYNLNSGKTYGVAANYLLKFKKPKETLSSDFNYTRTEGNSNLNSLTDYTIPVTPQTKLNQFNTDKNDEVNFQIDYVNPYSEDSKLEAGVKTIYRKTDDDTRTENYDYNTNSFITDNALTNTFNYQEIINSGYLAYTNKIGDFGFQLGLRGEQTNTKGEQITQGSNFTKSYFSLFPNASISQKLGMGEELQLSYSRRIRRPDMGDLNPFLNTSDPLNYQSGNPDLNPEYINSLEFNFVKYFTSAIITPSIYFRQTNDKISRVRVQYDSVITLTTQENFNSSRSYGFEVTVNANPFKFWMINGTLGYSKTENDATNLTGQSNSAYSWNGRLFTTFNLPADFGLQATYFYSGKNLSAQGQVDPFSNAELSLKKDFMDKKLTFNLRVSDIFNTQKFHGTISDATFYDEFERKRDSRTVFLTMTYKFGTDTNKDRRRKRDNNNEPMDVPDGF from the coding sequence ATGAAAACATTTTTTGTACTAATTCTATTTATTTTAATAAATCCATTCCGAATTTTCTCTCAAGATAATCCGCAGTTCACTCCCGAAATGAGGGAGAAATTTAAGAATTTCAGAGGTACAATTTCAGGAGTAGTAATCGATATGGATAACAAAGCTCCGTTATCTCCTGTAACCATACAATTATTTAAGCAGAAAGATTCGAGCTTGGTAACAGGAACTGAAACCGATGCAAAAGGTAAATTCACTTTCAGCGATTTGAAAGGCGGAAGATATAAACTTGTTGCAAGCTTTGCAGGATATAAAAAAGCTGTGATGCAGGGTATAACTTTAACACCTCAAACTCCTGAACTGATTCTGGATACAATAAGAATGACTACGGGCGTTACAACTGAACAGATAGATGTCACAGCTGAAAAGTCTTTTATAGAATTTGCGCCCGATAAAAAAATCTACAACGTTGAAAAAGGAATGACGACTACAGGCGGAAGTGTGATAGATGTATTGAAGAATATTCCCGGAGTAACAGTTGACCAGGATAACAATATAAGTTTCAGAGGAAGCGGAAACGTAAAAGTTATGATTGACGGCAGACCATACGGATTGAACAGCTCAAATATTTCTACAATCCTTGAACAGATGCCGGCAGATAAAGTATCTTCAATAGAAATGATGACAAACCCCACTGCTAAGTTTGATGCAGAAGGTTCATCAGGAATTATAAACATTGTTCTGAAAAAAAATGATATGACAGGTATGAACGGAAGTGTCTCTGCAAATGTGGGTACAGGAGATAAATATAATTCTTCTATCAATCTGAATAAAAAGACTTCAGATTATAATCTTACAGGCAGCTATGATATGCGATTGTTCAATATGAATATGAACGGATATAATAACAGGCAAACATTTGGCAATAGTTATGTAACCGAAATAGACCAGCAAAACAACAACGATATGAGAATGCAATCTCATATGGTACGCGCAGGTATTGACTGGACTATGACTGCAAATCAGAATCTCGGACTTAACTTATCATTCAACAACAGAGACAGGAACAGAGGAGGCAACAGCACTACCAATGTTTTGAACGGTCCTTTAACTACAAGCAGCTATCTCAACCGTGACTATAATTTAAACAGCGGAAAAACGTACGGAGTAGCAGCAAATTACCTTCTTAAATTCAAGAAACCGAAAGAGACTTTAAGCAGTGATTTTAATTATACACGCACGGAAGGAAATTCTAATTTAAACAGCTTAACAGATTATACAATACCTGTTACTCCTCAAACAAAATTGAATCAGTTCAATACAGATAAAAACGATGAAGTTAATTTTCAGATTGATTATGTAAACCCTTATAGTGAAGACAGCAAGCTTGAAGCCGGTGTGAAAACGATTTACAGAAAAACAGACGACGATACAAGAACAGAAAATTATGATTACAATACAAACAGTTTTATAACAGATAATGCTCTGACCAATACTTTCAATTATCAGGAAATAATAAATTCTGGTTACTTAGCTTATACAAATAAAATTGGGGACTTCGGTTTTCAGCTGGGATTAAGGGGTGAGCAGACTAATACTAAAGGCGAGCAGATTACACAAGGTTCAAACTTCACAAAGAGCTATTTCAGCTTATTCCCCAATGCAAGCATTTCTCAGAAGCTTGGAATGGGTGAAGAACTGCAATTAAGTTACTCGAGAAGAATAAGAAGACCTGATATGGGAGACTTAAATCCCTTTTTAAATACATCTGACCCGTTGAATTATCAGTCAGGAAATCCGGATTTAAATCCTGAGTATATAAACTCACTTGAATTCAATTTTGTGAAATATTTTACATCTGCTATAATTACTCCGTCAATTTATTTCAGACAGACGAACGATAAAATTTCAAGAGTCAGAGTCCAATATGACAGCGTAATTACTTTAACAACTCAGGAAAATTTTAACAGCTCGCGTTCATACGGATTTGAAGTAACAGTTAATGCAAACCCGTTCAAATTCTGGATGATAAACGGAACGCTTGGATATTCTAAAACAGAGAACGATGCGACTAATTTAACAGGACAAAGTAACTCAGCTTACTCATGGAATGGCAGATTGTTTACAACATTTAATCTTCCCGCTGATTTCGGCTTGCAAGCAACATACTTTTACTCGGGCAAAAATTTATCCGCACAGGGACAGGTTGACCCGTTCTCAAATGCAGAGTTAAGTCTGAAAAAAGATTTTATGGATAAGAAACTGACGTTTAATTTAAGAGTATCGGATATTTTCAACACACAGAAATTCCATGGCACTATTTCCGATGCAACATTTTATGATGAGTTTGAAAGAAAGAGAGATTCAAGAACTGTATTTTTAACGATGACCTATAAATTCGGTACCGACACGAACAAAGACAGAAGAAGAAAACGTGATAATAATAATGAGCCTATGGATGTTCCTGATGGGTTTTAA
- a CDS encoding mechanosensitive ion channel family protein produces MGVDILNFVDPIRFNLLIAIAMFVASFLIANLIASVLNKYFAKRSILGHTKFFSPRFIRFVFPFVGLYVGFRYIRSSFRAKNIFEYDSTFAILENIIFILAIAFAAVIAFRGIVFIFHKYIERATEGSAVDANITSLLSKILKLVIFVVALIIVLDRFGVNINSFIVSLGIGSLAIALAAQETLANIIAGIVILIDRPFRIGDSIKTNNGNTGTVYQIGIRSCRIITLEGKMLIVPNTELTKSSITNLSFDGGNHKIRFGFFIPYRLKIDDVKEKILENINSLDKILKEPAPTFVFSRFNLESYELILVCWCKNEDKGTLIENAVKEMVLHTLYDLQNNTEPPKP; encoded by the coding sequence ATGGGAGTAGATATATTAAATTTCGTTGACCCGATACGGTTCAATCTTCTGATTGCAATAGCTATGTTCGTCGCGTCATTTCTAATAGCAAATTTAATCGCATCCGTTTTAAATAAATATTTCGCAAAGCGTTCTATTCTCGGTCACACAAAATTTTTCTCACCAAGATTTATCAGGTTTGTTTTTCCATTCGTAGGATTATATGTAGGCTTCAGATACATAAGGTCATCATTCAGAGCAAAAAATATTTTTGAGTATGATTCGACTTTTGCAATCCTTGAAAACATTATTTTCATTCTTGCCATTGCATTTGCAGCAGTTATTGCATTCAGAGGAATTGTTTTTATTTTCCATAAATATATTGAGCGTGCTACTGAAGGAAGCGCAGTCGATGCAAACATAACTTCCCTGCTCTCAAAAATTTTAAAGCTTGTTATATTCGTTGTTGCTTTGATAATCGTACTTGACCGCTTTGGTGTAAACATAAATTCGTTCATTGTTTCACTCGGTATAGGTTCGCTTGCAATTGCTTTGGCGGCACAGGAAACTCTTGCCAACATTATTGCAGGGATTGTGATATTAATCGACAGGCCTTTCAGAATTGGTGACTCAATTAAAACCAATAATGGGAACACAGGAACGGTTTATCAGATTGGAATCCGTTCATGCAGAATAATTACTCTTGAAGGAAAGATGCTCATAGTACCGAACACTGAGCTGACAAAATCCAGCATAACAAATTTAAGCTTCGACGGAGGAAATCATAAGATAAGATTCGGTTTCTTTATCCCTTACAGATTAAAAATTGATGACGTTAAAGAGAAAATTCTTGAGAACATAAATTCACTTGATAAAATTTTAAAAGAGCCTGCACCGACTTTCGTTTTTTCAAGATTCAACCTTGAAAGTTACGAATTGATACTGGTCTGCTGGTGTAAGAACGAAGATAAGGGCACTTTAATTGAAAACGCAGTTAAGGAAATGGTTTTACATACCTTATATGACTTACAAAATAATACTGAGCCCCCGAAACCTTAA
- a CDS encoding T9SS type A sorting domain-containing protein, with product MKSLSLFFILLLFIFINSAHSQFGWQLQNPKFTDDIVDCRWINQNTAFLAGFNFSLVKTTDGGQTWKHKTNGINFNDERQTIQLLEFINENTGYILTDKIYKTTNAGELWIPVSEGNIWKASAVANGVIYAVTGMDNAKLIKTVNEGSTWTELKDVSDLNFVQVKFLNALTGFFTCSPGINQKTTDGGNTWTNVNITQTGTPRNLQNITFVNNTGYGIIDGRILKSTDLGSTWIEIYNQNYSTGLSVTSENVIFSTIGGQSNSRILKSLDGGSTWDFTNMPEYMLTSFYDASHGLGFYSNGVVYKISNIGSTFEIISSNINLRADIIRAQSVSLTSAYMLSEYGEFYYTSNNGSNWVNTQTNVFLKDFKFLNENYAVGGTETNIVASSNGGTNFQIKASAPNARDFQIINQNKFYFISTLNNHSYVSSSEDGGNTINILYHTIDINNGDNGESFLFKDLKFINPTTGFLMLNESSWWRLGTSYRSVILKTTNSGANWEEVSAFVHTRGFAFHIYENTAFASTEYGLYKSTDMCQTWILAADLNSCTSIQFTSAMTGFAAKNTDIYKTTNGGSNWVQQISNGNVTKIAMYNSNLGYATGYAGTVYFTDNGGNVGITPISNVVEGYKLSQNYPNPFNPTTKINFSIPKSGLVQIKIYDMLGREVQSLINEMKTPGEYNIDFNGSNLSSGIYFYKLITNDFVDTKKMMLVK from the coding sequence ATGAAATCACTGAGTTTATTTTTTATTCTGCTCCTTTTTATATTTATTAATTCCGCACATTCACAATTCGGCTGGCAGCTTCAGAATCCCAAATTTACCGATGATATCGTAGACTGCAGATGGATAAATCAAAATACTGCTTTTCTTGCAGGGTTTAACTTTTCACTGGTAAAAACTACTGACGGCGGACAAACCTGGAAACATAAAACCAACGGGATAAATTTTAATGATGAGAGGCAAACTATTCAGCTTCTTGAATTCATAAATGAGAATACAGGGTATATTCTGACTGATAAAATTTATAAAACTACTAATGCAGGTGAGCTGTGGATTCCGGTTTCTGAAGGAAATATCTGGAAGGCAAGCGCAGTTGCAAATGGAGTTATATATGCAGTTACGGGTATGGATAATGCAAAACTGATTAAAACGGTTAATGAGGGTTCAACATGGACAGAGCTGAAAGATGTTTCAGATCTGAACTTTGTACAGGTTAAATTTTTGAATGCTCTTACAGGTTTCTTTACATGCTCACCCGGAATTAACCAAAAAACAACTGACGGAGGAAATACCTGGACTAATGTAAATATCACTCAGACCGGCACTCCGCGCAATCTGCAGAACATAACATTTGTAAATAATACCGGCTATGGAATTATAGATGGAAGAATATTAAAATCGACTGACTTGGGTTCAACATGGATTGAAATTTATAATCAAAATTATTCTACAGGATTAAGTGTCACATCAGAGAATGTTATTTTTAGTACAATTGGCGGCCAAAGTAACAGCAGAATTTTAAAAAGTCTTGATGGTGGAAGCACTTGGGATTTTACAAATATGCCTGAGTATATGTTAACAAGTTTCTACGATGCATCCCATGGATTAGGATTTTACAGCAACGGAGTTGTTTATAAAATTTCCAACATTGGTTCAACTTTTGAAATTATCAGCAGTAATATAAACTTACGCGCTGATATTATAAGAGCGCAGTCCGTATCACTTACGAGTGCTTATATGCTTAGTGAGTACGGCGAATTTTATTATACAAGCAACAATGGAAGTAACTGGGTAAATACACAGACTAATGTATTCCTGAAAGATTTTAAATTCCTGAATGAAAATTATGCAGTGGGAGGAACAGAAACCAATATTGTTGCTTCATCTAACGGCGGAACGAATTTTCAAATAAAAGCATCTGCGCCAAATGCCAGAGATTTTCAGATAATAAACCAGAACAAATTTTATTTTATAAGCACACTGAATAATCATTCATATGTAAGCTCCTCAGAAGACGGGGGAAATACAATTAATATTTTATATCATACTATAGATATAAACAACGGCGACAACGGTGAAAGTTTTTTGTTTAAAGATTTGAAATTTATAAATCCAACTACCGGTTTTTTAATGTTAAATGAGTCAAGCTGGTGGAGACTCGGTACCAGTTACAGATCGGTTATTTTAAAAACCACTAATTCAGGAGCCAATTGGGAAGAAGTATCTGCTTTTGTTCATACCAGAGGATTCGCATTTCATATATACGAGAATACAGCATTCGCGTCTACCGAATATGGTTTATATAAATCAACTGATATGTGTCAGACCTGGATTTTGGCAGCTGATCTTAATTCATGCACATCAATCCAGTTCACTTCGGCCATGACAGGTTTTGCAGCAAAGAATACTGACATTTATAAAACAACAAACGGTGGAAGCAATTGGGTACAACAAATCTCAAACGGCAATGTGACCAAGATAGCTATGTATAATTCAAATTTGGGATATGCGACGGGATATGCGGGAACGGTTTATTTCACTGATAACGGTGGAAATGTAGGGATTACTCCGATATCAAATGTAGTAGAAGGTTATAAGTTGTCCCAAAATTATCCAAACCCATTTAACCCAACAACAAAAATAAATTTCTCAATTCCTAAAAGCGGATTGGTTCAGATAAAAATTTATGATATGCTGGGCAGGGAAGTTCAGTCTTTAATAAATGAAATGAAAACACCGGGTGAGTATAATATCGATTTTAATGGAAGTAATTTATCAAGCGGAATATATTTTTATAAACTGATTACCAACGATTTTGTAGATACGAAAAAAATGATGCTGGTTAAATAA
- a CDS encoding aromatic ring-hydroxylating dioxygenase subunit alpha, whose amino-acid sequence MFNINPDIKKSPTLPAEFYREEKYFAQSKEKMFSQTWQYIGDTDLVKVPGQVYPFTLLDGFLNEPLLLTRDYADNINCMSNICTHRANIICEGAENVKSLRCRYHGRQFDLTGKFKFMPEFEQCENFPSEKDNLPKVSFEILNNFIFASLNPAAPFSEFFKEIKERLHWFPFDKLVLDTNRSKDYLVKAHWALYCENYLEGFHIPYIHKSLNDALDYANYTQEIYRYCNLQVGKAKPGEVIFDSSPEKDIAAYYYWVFPNMMFNFYPWGLSINIVRPIEKNLTKVSFITYISDESKYNMGAGSGLDRVEREDEAIVENVQRGIKSQLYKSGRFSPSREQGVHHFHRLIQEFMEK is encoded by the coding sequence ATGTTCAACATAAATCCCGATATAAAAAAATCTCCAACGCTTCCGGCTGAATTCTACAGAGAAGAAAAATATTTTGCGCAGTCTAAAGAAAAAATGTTTTCACAGACATGGCAGTATATCGGAGATACAGATTTAGTAAAAGTACCGGGACAGGTTTATCCTTTTACGTTACTTGACGGATTTTTAAATGAGCCTTTACTTCTTACCAGAGATTATGCTGACAACATAAACTGTATGTCAAATATTTGCACACACAGAGCGAATATAATTTGCGAAGGAGCTGAAAATGTAAAGTCACTCCGATGTAGATATCACGGAAGACAGTTTGATTTAACGGGTAAATTTAAATTCATGCCTGAGTTTGAGCAGTGTGAAAATTTCCCTTCTGAAAAAGATAATCTTCCGAAAGTAAGTTTTGAAATTTTAAATAATTTTATTTTTGCTTCATTAAATCCTGCTGCACCGTTTTCAGAATTTTTCAAAGAGATAAAAGAAAGACTCCATTGGTTCCCGTTTGATAAACTTGTATTGGATACAAACCGTTCTAAAGATTACTTAGTAAAAGCTCACTGGGCTTTATACTGCGAAAATTATCTTGAGGGATTTCATATTCCTTATATTCATAAAAGTCTTAACGATGCATTAGACTATGCAAACTATACTCAGGAGATTTATAGGTATTGCAATCTGCAAGTCGGCAAAGCAAAGCCGGGCGAAGTAATTTTTGATAGCTCCCCTGAAAAAGATATTGCAGCTTATTACTACTGGGTTTTTCCAAACATGATGTTTAACTTTTATCCATGGGGACTTTCAATAAACATCGTAAGACCTATAGAAAAAAATCTTACAAAGGTTTCCTTCATCACATACATTTCAGATGAAAGCAAGTACAACATGGGAGCAGGTTCAGGACTTGACAGAGTTGAACGTGAAGATGAAGCAATTGTAGAAAATGTTCAGAGAGGTATTAAATCACAGTTATACAAATCAGGAAGGTTCTCCCCTTCGCGTGAGCAGGGAGTACATCATTTTCACAGACTGATTCAGGAATTCATGGAAAAATAA
- the ftsY gene encoding signal recognition particle-docking protein FtsY, whose product MGFFDKFKFSKLKEGLNKTKDDLLGKVNRLIKAKGKIDDDFLAQLEEIFITSDIGYETAEVLIQNIKERTKTDKYETEEELNGLIYDELKKIFAQSTSEFKTFDFNITKKPYVIMIVGVNGVGKTTSIGKLAYNFKNAGKSVVIGSADTFRAAANDQLEIWAKRAGVDIIQNPKSSDPAAVAFDTVKSAVSKGTDIVIIDTAGRLHNKSHLMEELKKIKRVIQKITPDIPNEIFLAIDATTGQNGLNQAKEFSKAMEGLTGIILTKLDGTAKGGIVIKINQEMGVPVRFIGVGEQIDDLQEFDSENFVKALFEK is encoded by the coding sequence ATGGGATTTTTTGATAAGTTCAAGTTTTCAAAATTAAAAGAAGGCTTAAATAAAACTAAGGACGATTTACTCGGTAAAGTAAACAGATTAATAAAAGCAAAAGGAAAGATTGATGATGATTTTTTAGCGCAGCTTGAAGAAATTTTTATTACGTCTGATATCGGATATGAAACTGCAGAAGTTTTAATACAAAATATTAAAGAAAGAACTAAGACAGATAAATACGAAACCGAAGAAGAGCTTAACGGACTTATATATGACGAACTGAAAAAAATATTTGCGCAGTCAACATCGGAGTTCAAAACATTTGATTTTAATATTACAAAGAAGCCGTATGTGATAATGATTGTCGGCGTTAACGGAGTGGGCAAAACTACTTCCATCGGTAAGCTTGCATATAATTTTAAGAATGCAGGAAAGTCAGTTGTGATAGGCTCGGCTGATACATTCAGAGCTGCGGCGAACGACCAGCTTGAAATATGGGCTAAGCGCGCAGGCGTGGATATTATTCAGAATCCCAAGAGCAGCGATCCAGCTGCAGTAGCATTCGATACGGTGAAGTCAGCCGTATCAAAAGGTACGGATATAGTTATTATAGACACTGCGGGAAGACTACACAACAAATCGCATTTGATGGAAGAGTTAAAGAAGATAAAAAGAGTTATTCAAAAAATTACACCTGATATTCCGAACGAAATATTTTTAGCTATCGATGCAACTACGGGACAGAACGGACTAAACCAGGCAAAGGAATTTTCCAAAGCTATGGAAGGTCTTACAGGAATAATTTTAACTAAGCTTGATGGAACTGCTAAAGGCGGAATCGTTATAAAAATAAATCAGGAGATGGGCGTGCCGGTTAGATTCATAGGTGTCGGCGAGCAGATAGATGACTTACAGGAATTTGACAGCGAGAATTTTGTAAAAGCCCTCTTTGAAAAATGA
- the mutL gene encoding DNA mismatch repair endonuclease MutL, with product MSDKIKILPPTLSNKIAAGEVVSRPESVVKELMENSIDAGASNICLIIKEAGKNLIQVIDDGIGMTEADALMSFERHSTSKISTYEDLENICTLGFRGEALASIASISQVELKTKTESEQVGTMIKIEGGEFKEVTKVSSERGTSFSIKNLFYNTPGRRNFLKSNQTEFKHIYETFIKLAISNPSIGFKFINNEDTIFDLPRHELKERIAELFGIAFSDSLIKVHSENQYIKINGYISKPNFTKKSKQDQYFYLNNRFFTSKNLNFAVYSGYDDLIEKGDYPSFFLFIETDPKKVDVNVHPSKLEVKFEEEGAVFGFIRNSVKNSLREADLVFNVGFNKQDTIPSIDKEETFHYKSPAGNDSRNYSNNSFSQSNNFEFNREPAKITSIFEASRPVDENQYETVFEQNEAEENAENKNNNSNIIEHKRNEEHNFNVWQYRLKYIMVQTESGLMIIDMHAAHERILYERALLMLESQSSFAQQLLIPIKFKLTKIDFQIALELKQELFNLGFNFKEGKDETIELYGLPADVKIGNENKIFQELIDQYKEYELKLNLEKRDNLAKSFACHSAVRTGDSLKKEEMIRLIDDLFACKMPYVCPHGRPTVIRITTDELDSRFSRT from the coding sequence TTGTCCGACAAAATAAAAATATTACCACCTACTCTATCAAATAAAATTGCTGCAGGAGAAGTTGTATCCAGACCGGAATCTGTTGTAAAAGAACTGATGGAAAATTCTATCGATGCAGGCGCTTCGAATATATGTCTTATAATAAAGGAAGCAGGAAAAAATTTAATTCAGGTGATTGATGACGGAATTGGGATGACGGAAGCTGATGCATTGATGAGCTTTGAGAGACATTCTACAAGCAAAATATCAACGTATGAAGACTTAGAAAATATCTGCACACTGGGATTCAGAGGAGAAGCGCTGGCTTCGATTGCTTCTATATCACAAGTCGAGTTGAAGACAAAAACTGAGAGCGAGCAAGTCGGCACGATGATAAAAATTGAAGGCGGCGAGTTTAAAGAAGTTACAAAAGTAAGTAGCGAGAGAGGAACATCGTTTTCAATCAAGAATTTATTTTATAACACTCCGGGCAGAAGAAATTTTTTAAAATCAAATCAGACTGAGTTCAAGCATATATACGAGACGTTTATAAAGTTAGCAATTTCAAATCCCAGTATAGGATTTAAGTTTATCAACAACGAAGACACTATTTTTGATTTGCCGAGACATGAATTAAAAGAAAGGATTGCGGAATTATTCGGAATTGCATTTTCGGATTCGCTGATAAAAGTACACTCCGAAAATCAGTATATCAAAATAAACGGCTACATTTCAAAACCGAACTTTACTAAAAAATCAAAGCAGGACCAGTATTTTTATCTTAACAATAGATTTTTTACAAGCAAGAATTTAAACTTCGCAGTTTACTCAGGTTATGATGACTTAATTGAAAAAGGAGATTATCCTTCTTTCTTTTTATTTATAGAAACTGACCCGAAGAAAGTTGATGTTAACGTTCATCCTTCAAAACTAGAAGTTAAGTTTGAGGAAGAAGGAGCAGTGTTTGGATTTATTAGAAATTCAGTAAAGAATTCTTTGAGAGAAGCTGATTTAGTATTTAATGTAGGATTTAATAAGCAGGATACAATTCCATCAATAGATAAAGAAGAGACGTTTCATTACAAGTCCCCTGCCGGAAATGATTCACGTAATTATTCAAATAATTCTTTTTCACAAAGTAATAATTTTGAATTCAACAGAGAGCCTGCAAAAATTACTTCTATCTTTGAAGCATCAAGACCTGTAGATGAAAATCAATATGAGACTGTATTTGAACAGAACGAGGCGGAAGAAAACGCTGAGAACAAAAACAACAACTCAAATATAATTGAGCATAAAAGAAACGAAGAGCATAATTTTAATGTCTGGCAGTACCGCTTAAAATATATAATGGTGCAGACTGAAAGCGGGCTTATGATAATCGATATGCATGCGGCGCATGAAAGGATTTTATACGAAAGAGCATTACTTATGCTTGAGTCGCAGTCATCATTTGCCCAGCAGTTACTTATACCGATAAAATTCAAACTTACAAAAATTGATTTTCAGATAGCGTTGGAATTAAAGCAGGAGTTATTCAATCTCGGTTTTAATTTCAAAGAAGGCAAAGATGAAACCATTGAACTTTACGGATTGCCTGCCGATGTGAAGATTGGAAACGAAAATAAAATTTTTCAGGAGTTAATTGACCAGTACAAAGAGTACGAATTGAAATTAAATCTTGAGAAAAGAGATAATCTTGCTAAATCATTTGCGTGCCACAGCGCAGTACGCACCGGTGATTCTTTAAAGAAAGAAGAAATGATAAGACTGATTGACGATTTATTTGCATGCAAGATGCCGTATGTATGTCCGCACGGAAGGCCTACGGTTATAAGAATCACAACCGATGAGCTTGACAGCAGATTTTCAAGAACATAA
- a CDS encoding acyl-CoA dehydrogenase family protein has product MDFNLSEQELEVQKLARDFANNEIAPVIAKFDESEEFPMEIAQKMGEMGFLGIIFPEEYGGAGFTTTEYAIIIEEISKIDPSVGLTVASHNGLCSNHIYSFGNDAIKKKYLPDLTSGKSLGAWGLTEAVSGSDAGGMATSAEKKDGHYVINGSKMFITQGTVGGTYVVTAKTDKSKGNKGISAFVMEKGMKGFTYAPIKNKLGMRSSDTAELIFDNVEVPAENLIGEEGAGFNQCMQILNGGRIAIAALSVGIAQGALDLAIKYSKERKQFGKTLSSFQGIQFKLSDMAMEVEAARLLTMRAAKLKDEGKPFAMEASMAKYYASEAACKATTESLQIHGGYGYMKEFMIEKLYRDVKLLTIGEGTSEVQKMIISRNLLDIYN; this is encoded by the coding sequence ATGGATTTTAATCTTTCAGAACAAGAACTTGAAGTTCAAAAATTAGCGCGTGATTTTGCTAATAATGAAATTGCTCCTGTAATTGCTAAATTTGATGAGTCAGAAGAATTCCCTATGGAAATTGCGCAGAAAATGGGTGAGATGGGATTCCTTGGAATTATTTTCCCGGAAGAATACGGCGGAGCGGGATTTACAACAACTGAATACGCAATTATAATCGAAGAGATTTCTAAAATAGATCCTTCTGTTGGATTAACAGTTGCATCACATAACGGACTATGTTCCAACCATATTTATTCTTTTGGAAATGATGCAATAAAGAAAAAATATTTACCTGACCTTACTTCAGGCAAAAGCTTAGGTGCATGGGGTCTTACTGAAGCAGTTTCTGGAAGTGATGCCGGCGGTATGGCAACATCAGCCGAAAAAAAGGACGGACATTATGTTATTAACGGAAGCAAGATGTTTATTACACAGGGGACTGTGGGCGGAACTTATGTTGTAACAGCCAAGACCGATAAGTCAAAAGGCAACAAAGGTATCTCTGCTTTTGTGATGGAAAAAGGAATGAAAGGTTTTACATATGCTCCGATAAAAAATAAACTCGGAATGCGTTCATCCGATACAGCTGAGCTGATATTCGATAACGTTGAAGTCCCTGCTGAAAATTTGATCGGTGAAGAAGGCGCAGGCTTTAATCAGTGTATGCAAATTCTTAACGGCGGAAGAATAGCTATTGCTGCTCTTTCAGTCGGGATTGCACAGGGCGCTTTAGATCTTGCCATAAAATATTCAAAGGAAAGAAAACAATTCGGAAAAACATTGTCATCGTTCCAGGGAATACAGTTCAAATTATCCGATATGGCAATGGAAGTTGAAGCAGCAAGACTTCTTACCATGAGAGCTGCTAAATTAAAAGATGAAGGCAAGCCGTTTGCAATGGAAGCTTCTATGGCAAAATATTATGCATCTGAGGCTGCATGCAAAGCAACAACGGAATCATTACAAATCCATGGCGGCTACGGTTATATGAAAGAATTTATGATTGAGAAACTTTACAGAGACGTGAAACTTTTAACTATCGGAGAAGGGACATCAGAAGTTCAGAAGATGATTATTTCAAGAAACCTTCTTGATATTTATAATTAA